A single genomic interval of Prunus dulcis chromosome 5, ALMONDv2, whole genome shotgun sequence harbors:
- the LOC117627304 gene encoding 2-oxoglutarate-Fe(II) type oxidoreductase hxnY-like, translating to MTAALNLPIIDLSSPDSLSSATSIRQACIECGFFYLVNHGIEEELLGHVFEESSKLFSLPLEDKLKLARKQHRGYTPLFSENLDPTSTSKGDSKESYYIGPLDTRSNLNQWPSEDILPSWRPTMESYYRKVLSAGKRLISLIALALNLDEEFFEKVGALNKPTAVLRLLHYPGQLGSTDEEIYGASAHSDYGMVTLLASNGVPGLQVCREKSKQPRIWEDVLHIDGAFIVNIGDMLERWTNCLFRSTLHRVMPAGQERYSVAFFLDPNEDFVVECLKSCCSEASPPRFPPIRSGDYLKERFRLTYGS from the exons atgacagCGGCTCTAAACCTGCCTATCATAGACTTGTCCTCACCAGATTCCCTCTCCTCCGCCACTTCCATCCGTCAG GCGTGCATAGAGTGTGGTTTCTTCTACTTAGTGAATCATGGTATTGAGGAAGAGTTGCTCGGGCATGTGTTCGAGGAGAGCAGCAAGCTGTTTTCGCTGCCATTGGAGGACAAGTTGAAATTGGCTCGCAAGCAACACAGAGGTTACACCCCACTCTTTTCCGAGAACCTCGATCCCACTTCCACCTCCAAAG GTGACTCAAAAGAGAGTTATTATATCGGACCGTTAGATACTCGCAGTAATTTGAATCAATGGCCTTCAGAAG ATATCCTACCATCTTGGAGACCGACAATGGAATCCTACTATAGAAAAGTCCT GTCTGCTGGAAAAAGATTAATCTCACTGATTGCCCTGGCTTTGAACCTGGATGAGGAGTTTTTCGAGAAAGTGGGGGCGCTGAATAAGCCAACAGCAGTTCTTCGCCTTTTGCACTATCCAG GTCAACTAGGATCAACTGATGAAGAAATATACGGTGCTTCTGCTCATTCAGATTATGGGATGGTCACTCTCCTTGCATCAAATGGAGTTCCTGGACTTCAg GTTTGTAGGGAAAAATCTAAACAACCACGGATCTGGGAAGATGTTCTTCACATAGATGG GGCATTCATTGTTAACATTGGGGACATGTTGGAGAGGTGGACTAATTGTTTGTTcag GTCAACACTGCATAGAGTGATGCCAGCAGGACAAGAGCGCTACTCT GTGGCATTCTTCTTAGACCCCAATGAAGACTTTGTGGTGGAATGTCTGAAAAGTTGTTGCAGTGAAGCATCACCCCCAAG